One window from the genome of Schistocerca piceifrons isolate TAMUIC-IGC-003096 chromosome 1, iqSchPice1.1, whole genome shotgun sequence encodes:
- the LOC124777191 gene encoding THAP domain-containing protein 5-like, giving the protein MLAINASLYLQMPEKCCAPGCNSNYKSSKEEGYISVFRFPTEEENRKRWTRNIPRKDWTPSNRSVVCIKHFEECDVSRVEIYKDSDGSCHEFPRQRPLLLPEAVPKIFPGLPSYLNKVQPPRRCDPEIRRKRARHEEEEKNKAMLSEDIIANFQCLCAEYQDRINSVGKWSVSVKENKIFFYTIDFSEDIPQVKASMEINDKLISSVCVNGFILSHEQLSWILPSSLRVTRWSQI; this is encoded by the coding sequence atgttagcaattaatgcatcattgtatttgcagatgccagaaaaatgttgtgctcctggttgcaacagcaactacaaatccagcaaggaagagggttacatctcagtgttcagattccctactgaagaggaaaacagaaaacggTGGACAAGAAATATCCCCAGAAAGGACTGGACTCCATCAAATAGAAGTGTcgtttgcattaaacattttgaagaatgtGATGTATCAAGAGTGGAGATTTACAAGGACTCTGATGGGAGCTGTCACGAGTTTCCTCGTCAAAGGCCATTGCTTTTaccagaagctgtgccaaaaatattccCTGGGTTACCATCGTATTTAAATAAGGTGCAGCCTCCAAGAAGGTGTGACCCAGAAATAAGAAGGAAGCGTGCACGCCATGAAGAGGAGGAGAAGAATAAAGCCATGCTAAGTGAGGACATTATTGCAAATTTTCAATGTTTGTGTGCTGAGTACCAGGATAGAATAAACAGTGTAGGAAAGTGGAGTGTTAGTGTTAAAGAGAATAAGATATTCTTTTATACTATAGATTTTTCTGAAGACATTCCTCAGGTCAAAGCAAGTATGGAAATTAATGACAAACtcatttcaagtgtgtgtgtgaatggtttcATTCTGTCACATGAGCAGCTCAGCTGGATTTTACCTTCCTCACTTAGAGTAACCAGATGGtcacaaatttaa